The Deltaproteobacteria bacterium sequence AATCGGAACTGCTGGAGGCGCTCAAGCTTAATCCCGGCCTGGATAAAGCTATCTTGCCTTTGGCATCCATTTACCTCATGACCAAAGATTATAATCTGGCCCTTGAAGCAGTAAATAAAGTCCTCAAAAAGGCCCCCCGGAATCTATCGGCCAACCTCATTGCCGGAGATATTAAAATAGAGATGAAGAAGCTTGAAGATGCTGCCGGACACTTTAACAGGGTTAAAGAACTGTATCCCCATGATCCAAGAAGTTATGCAAAGCTGGGCCTTATTCATCAGTACCAGGGAAGAGATGACGATGCTGTCAGGGAGTACGAGGCAGTGCTGGAAAAGAATCCTCTTTTAATTGATGTGTTGAGAATGATAATAACGATTCATTTAAATAATAAAGCGCCGGAAAAAGCAATCAAGCGGATGAGAGCACAGCTTGATAAAGCGCCCCATGATGCTGTCATGAACCATTTGATGGGGCGGGTTTACTGGATGACGGGAGATATAGGCAATGCGGAAAAATACTATAGGAAAAGTATGGAAATTGATGATGGAAGGGTCGATGTCTATATCGATCTTGGAAAAATCTATAATAAAAAAGGGAGCCTTGATGAGGCCATCAGGAAATATGAAGAGGCAATAAAAATCAGTCCTGAAAATCTTGCGCCCTATATGCTTCTTGGCGTTATTTATGAAAACAAAAAAGAGGTGGAAAAAGCGACGGAAATTTACAAAAAAGCGCTTCAAATTAATCCCGGCTTTGCTCCGGCAGCCAATAATCTCGCCTGGATTTATGTTGAGAACGATGGAAACATGGATGTAGCTCTTTCGCTCGCCGAAAGGGCAAAGGAAGAGCTTCCCCATGATCCCTCTATTTCAGATACATTAGGCTGGATTTATTATAAGAAGCAAGCTTATCTGAAAGCCATTTCTCTTTTTAGGGAGAGTCTTGAAAAAACTCCCGATACTCCTGCCATACATTATCACCTCGGTATGGCTTACGCCATGAAGGGAGATGAGGCCCTTGCCAGAGCGTCGCTTGAAAAAGCCTTGTCCTTAAGTAAGGATTTTCCGGGTGCAGATGAAGCCGGGGAAACTTTAAAGCGCATTAAAAAAGGGGAGTGACTTTTTTTAAAAAAAGAGGGATCAACTTTATGTCCCGCTGCTTGCAGCGGGTTTTTTACTTGCTCTTTGGCTTGCATAGACAGGTTTATCTTTTTATAAATGAAAAAAGAGCAATGCGCCTGCCGGGGATTCAAACCTTTTGACATTTACCCTCTCTTTATCCTATCATAATCGCTTCAAATCAATAATTATAATGAGGTTGTTTAATGGCTTACAAGGCATGGTTCCAGTGCATCAGGGGGTGTGATGAAAGGTATCCTCTCGACGAGGTAATTTACCAGTGTAAAAATTGTGGCGGATTGCTTGAAGTTGTTCATGACATGGAGGCGCTGAAGAAAACATCGGCTAACCAGTGGAAGGAACTTTTTGAAGAGCGATGCAGCAGGAATTCCTGGCCATACGGCAGTGGCGTATGGGGAAAGAAAGAACTTGTCTGTCCCTATGTTTCCGATGATAACGTGGTCTCTCTCTTTGAGGGGACTTCCAACCTTTTCTGGGCGGAGAGATTCGGTAAGGAACTGGGTTTAAAAGACCTCTGGATAAAGCTTTGCGGTAATTCACATACGGGCTCCTTTAAGGACCTTGGCATGACCGTTCTTGTGTCAGTGGTTAAACAGATGATTAACGACGGCAAGGATATCAGCGCCGTTGCCTGTGCCTCAACGGGTGATACTTCGGCCGCTCTGGCCGCTTATTGTGCGGCGGCAGGTGTGCCGGCTATTGTCTTCCTGCCAAAAAACAAGGTATCCCTGGCCCAGCTTATACAGCCCATTGCCAATAATGCCATTGTTCTTTCTCTTGATACGGATTTTGACGGTTGCATGGAAATCGTCAAGGAGGTAACGGCTGATAATAAAATTTATCTTGCCAATTCGATGAATTCCTTAAGGGTGGAAGGGCAGAAGACCGTCGGCATAGAGATTGTTCAGCAGTTTGACTGGAATGTGCCTGATGTCATTATTATTCCCGGTGGAAACCTGGGTAATGTGAGTGCCCTTGGCAAGGGATTCCTCATGATGGAAAAACTCGGTATTACTAATAAGCGCCCGCGGATTGTCGTTGCCCAGGCACAGAAGGCGAACCCGCTTTACAGGAGCTATCAGACAAATTACGAGCATTTTGAGCCTGTACAGGCTCAAAAAACGCTTGCAAGCGCTATTCAGATCGGTAATCCCGTCAGTTACGAAAAGGCCGTTGCCGTGCTAAAGGAGTTTGACGGTATCGTCGAAGAGGCGACGGAAGAGGAGCTGGCTGACGCTGCGGCAAGGGGCGACAAGACAGGTATGTTTAACTGCCCCCATACGGGTGTCGCCCTGGCTGCTCTTATTAAGCTTGTCAAAAGGGGGGAAATTCAATCCAGCGACAAGGTGGTTGTTATCTCGACGGCCCATGGCCTTAAATTTACCGAATTCAAGCAGGGCTATCATGAAGGGAACATTGAAGAGGTATCGTCCCGTTATGCCAACAGGCCCGTAGACCTTCCCGCTAATGTTGATGTCGTTAAAAAGGCTATCTACGATAAGCTGGAAAAAATGTGATAAAGATTGTTAATTTAACAAAAAGGATTTTTCATGAGTAATAATAAACGAGGGCTTTCAACGAAGGCCGTTCATGGTGGTGACAAGAGGGACCTTCCTCAACGTTCGCTGACCTTTCCCATATTTCAGACTTCAACTTACTGGTTTAAGGATACGGAAGAGCTTTGCGGTTATATGGATGGAAAGCTCGACAGGGAAGAGTACGGCCGTTATGGTAATTATACGGAAAAGGCGGCTGAAGATAAACTGGCTGAACTGGAAGGCGCCGAGGCCTGCGCCCTTTTCTCCTCAGGTATGACGGCAACAACATTTACATTGTTAGGCATGCTTTCACAGGGACATCATCTTGTTATTACCAGTGACAGCTATCGGAGAACCCGCCAGTTCTGCCTGACCTATCTTAAAAAATTCGGTATCGACGTGAGCATTGTTCCCCCAGGTGATTATGATGCCATGGAAGCAGCTATCACCAATAAAACAAAACTCATATTTTCCGAATCACCGACCAATCCTTACCTTAACGTTCTCGATTTGGAGAAAGTTGCCGCCATTGGTAAAAAACACAGGGTAAAGACAATTATAGACGCGACCTTTGCCACACCTTACAACCAGCGTCCCATAGCCTTCGGCATTGATCTCGTTATTCATAGCGCCACCAAATATCTTGGCGGACATAACGATCTCCTTGCCGGCGCTGTGCTCGGCAGGGAGCCCATGGTTGATGCCATTCGCGAAGTAAGGGGCGTTATGGGAGGGATTGTAGATCCACACAATGCCTATCTTCTCATGAGGGGCCTGAAAACCTTTGCTCTCAGGCTTGAAAAGCAGAATGAGACGGCCCAGGCGCTGGCCGAATTTCTCGAAGGCCATCCCAAAGTGGAAAAGGTTCATTATCCGGGGCTGAAAAGCCACCCTCACCATGATATTGCTGTTAAGCAGATGAAGGGCTTCGGTGGTGTTGTCAGCTTTGAGATCAAAGGCGGCCTTGCTGAAGGGTCGAGGCTTGTTGATACAATAAAAATTCCTTTTATCGCGCCATCGCTGGGTGGT is a genomic window containing:
- the thrC gene encoding threonine synthase; translation: MAYKAWFQCIRGCDERYPLDEVIYQCKNCGGLLEVVHDMEALKKTSANQWKELFEERCSRNSWPYGSGVWGKKELVCPYVSDDNVVSLFEGTSNLFWAERFGKELGLKDLWIKLCGNSHTGSFKDLGMTVLVSVVKQMINDGKDISAVACASTGDTSAALAAYCAAAGVPAIVFLPKNKVSLAQLIQPIANNAIVLSLDTDFDGCMEIVKEVTADNKIYLANSMNSLRVEGQKTVGIEIVQQFDWNVPDVIIIPGGNLGNVSALGKGFLMMEKLGITNKRPRIVVAQAQKANPLYRSYQTNYEHFEPVQAQKTLASAIQIGNPVSYEKAVAVLKEFDGIVEEATEEELADAAARGDKTGMFNCPHTGVALAALIKLVKRGEIQSSDKVVVISTAHGLKFTEFKQGYHEGNIEEVSSRYANRPVDLPANVDVVKKAIYDKLEKM
- a CDS encoding PLP-dependent aspartate aminotransferase family protein, with protein sequence MSNNKRGLSTKAVHGGDKRDLPQRSLTFPIFQTSTYWFKDTEELCGYMDGKLDREEYGRYGNYTEKAAEDKLAELEGAEACALFSSGMTATTFTLLGMLSQGHHLVITSDSYRRTRQFCLTYLKKFGIDVSIVPPGDYDAMEAAITNKTKLIFSESPTNPYLNVLDLEKVAAIGKKHRVKTIIDATFATPYNQRPIAFGIDLVIHSATKYLGGHNDLLAGAVLGREPMVDAIREVRGVMGGIVDPHNAYLLMRGLKTFALRLEKQNETAQALAEFLEGHPKVEKVHYPGLKSHPHHDIAVKQMKGFGGVVSFEIKGGLAEGSRLVDTIKIPFIAPSLGGVESLIEQPSLMSFYELTTEERLAVGIKDNLIRYAVGIEDKEDLIADIKQALEKV